A single Cyclopterus lumpus isolate fCycLum1 chromosome 1, fCycLum1.pri, whole genome shotgun sequence DNA region contains:
- the rtn4rl2a gene encoding reticulon-4 receptor-like 2a, which produces MDSSSISRSRRCSIIRNCKSGLSLWLVVLLVLGKPSPASACPHLCVCYPTPMTVSCQAQNFTTVPVGVPYESQRVFLQNNRITELRVGSFGFGTQVLWLFANNITWIEAGSFSELRDLEELDLGDNPSLRRLEGGAFRGLEKLQSLHMHRCRLTALPHDIFHKLYSLQFLYLQENNLHFLQDDIFSDLINLSQLFLHGNRIRTLSENVFRGLVNLDRLLLHDNRIRQVNRRAFRDLGRLTMLFLFNNSLAELPSQTLRDTQGIEFLRLNANPWSCGCEARALWEWFREARVSSSEVICASPSTRRSQDLRFLREMDFALCPLPDPGSIGGSTTTTFSTKTRWWFHKNKPQSSTKGLFEKSSETVKAGLYGKGPSTTTSVVKYELGEEELALPKLDAEEYWVNYGNEDSGVTLRCVELDCPPEFDMPPSSSSPSSSSPSFLTLLALFVLSLNLHLLFG; this is translated from the exons ATGGACTCCTCTTCGATTTCTCGAAGCCGACGATGCTCCATCATACGCAACTGCAAAA GCGGTCTCTCCCTCTGGCTGGTGGTGTTGCTGGTCCTCGGCAAGCCAAGTCCGGCATCGGCGTGCCcgcacttgtgtgtgtgctaccCGACGCCCATGACCGTGAGCTGCCAGGCGCAGAACTTCACTACCGTCCCGGTCGGAGTGCCCTATGAGTCGCAGCGCGTATTCCTCCAGAACAACCGGATCACCGAGCTTAGAGTTGGCTCTTTTGGCTTTGGGACTCAG GTCCTGTGGCTGTTCGCCAACAACATAACGTGGATTGAGGCAGGGTCATTTAGTGAGCTGAGAGACTTGGAGGAATTGGATTTGGGGGATAATCCCAGCCTCCGCAGGTTGGAGGGGGGAGCCTTCCGTGGACTAGAGAAGCTCCAGAGCCTCCACATGCACCGCTGTCGACTTACTGCCCTGCCCCATGACATCTTCCACAAGCTTTACAGCCTGCAGTTTCTTTACCTGCAG GAGAATAATCTTCACTTCCTGCAGGACGACATCTTTTCTGACCTCATCAACCTGAGCCAGCTTTTCCTGCATGGCAACCGTATCCGCACCCTGTCAGAGAATGTGTTCCGCGGACTGGTCAATCTCGACCGCCTTCTCTTACACGACAACCGCATCAGGCAGGTGAATCGTCGCGCCTTTCGTGACCTCGGCCGCCTGACCATGCTCTTTCTCTTCAATAACTCCCTGGCTGAGCTACCAAGCCAGACCCTGAGGGACACTCAGGGCATTGAGTTCCTTCGCCTTAACGCCAATCCCTGGTCCTGTGGCTGCGAGGCCCGCGCCCTGTGGGAGTGGTTCCGCGAGGCCCGTGTATCTTCATCGGAAGTGATCTGCGCCTCTCCTTCCACCCGCCGTAGCCAGGACCTCCGCTTCCTTCGTGAGATGGACTTCGCCCTCTGCCCCCTGCCAGACCCTGGCTCCATCGGcggctccaccaccaccaccttcagCACCAAAACCCGCTGGTGGTTCCACAAGAACAAGCCCCAGTCATCAACAAAAGGTCTCTTTGAAAAATCCTCAGAGACTGTCAAAGCTGGTTTGTACGGGAAAGGCCCATCCACAACCACCTCAGTAGTCAAGTATGAGTTGGGGGAGGAAGAGCTGGCACTGCCCAAACTCGACGCTGAAGAGTACTGGGTAAACTACGGCAATGAGGACTCAGGTGTCACCCTGCGATGCGTTGAGCTCGACTGTCCACCTGAGTTCGACAtgcctccatcttcctcctctccctcatcctcctcaccctctttcCTCACACTACTAGCCCTTTTTGTTTTAAGCCTCAACCTTCACCTTTTATTTGGCTGA
- the crybb1l2 gene encoding crystallin, beta B1, like 2, with product MSAGGEKSKSASQTDGKAAQNKMSDMGKMAYKMCVYDQENFQGRCIEINGECMNVCDMGMDRVRSLRVTSGPFVGFEQMNFCGEMFILEKGEYPRWDSWSNCQKNDYLLSFRPVRMDPEKHKICLHEVGEFKGRKMEIMDDDVPSLFSYGFTDRVGSIMVSCGTWVGYQFPGYRGSQYLLEKGEYRHFNEFGARCPQMQSIRRIRDMQWHPHGCYTMSSK from the exons atgtcagctggaggagagaaatCCAAGTCTGCTTCCCAGACTGATGGGAAGGCAGCTCAGAACAAGATGTCGGATATGGGCAAGATGGCCTACAAg atgtgtgtgtatgaccagGAGAACTTCCAGGGCCGCTGCATTGAGATCAACGGCgagtgcatgaatgtgtgtgacatGGGAATGGACCGGGTGCGCTCCCTGCGCGTTACTAGCGGACC cTTCGTGGGCTTTGAGCAAATGAACTTCTGTGGAGAGATGTTCATCCTGGAGAAGGGCGAGTATCCCCGCTGGGACTCCTGGAGCAACTGCCAGAAGAACGACTACCTGCTGTCCTTCAGGCCTGTCCGCATG GATCCCGAGAAGCACAAGATCTGCCTGCATGAGGTTGGAGAGTTCAAGGGCCGTAAGATGGAGATTATGGACGATGATGTCCCCAGCCTGTTTTCCTACGGTTTCACCGACAGAGTGGGCAGCATCATGGTCAGCTGTGGAAC cTGGGTGGGTTACCAGTTCCCTGGATATCGTGGCAGCCAGTACCTGCTGGAGAAGGGCGAATACAGGCATTTCAACGAGTTTGGCGCCCGCTGCCCCCAGATGCAGTCTATTAGGCGCATTCGTGACATGCAGTGGCACCCACATGGCTGCTACACCATGTCCTCCAAGTGA